A stretch of Ischnura elegans chromosome 4, ioIscEleg1.1, whole genome shotgun sequence DNA encodes these proteins:
- the LOC124157821 gene encoding uncharacterized protein LOC124157821 isoform X3 produces MLRVSGGPVPGGAVNGSGGGGTGSGAGGGGDASSSGAAGGTSSFFSIDKRRKQVTLFDPAACGGGSSAPEDRRVGVAAPKMFAFDAIFSQEDSQTEVCSSALTDVIHAVINGTDGCLFCFGHARLGKTYTMLGSSESASTLGVIPCAISWLFRGINEQKQKTGARFSVRVSAVEVTGPSDQLRDLLAGHANDSEQSPGVYLRDDPLFGTQLQNQSELRVPTAEKAAFYLDAAIAVRGRLGEEMNGGTGGQNCGTPRNDSHMLYTLHVYQYSVDKSGKGGVAGGRSRLHLIDLGSCERGKANGGIPLSGLGNVLLAIFNGQKHLPHRDSKVAQLLKECLSSLTCHAAMIAHVSPFAAHYTDTLATVQLASRIHRMRRRKIRFTGGSTGSGGSSGEETRAGVGGAGMGNFHPQDGSKSGSSDVDPSSSEQSADTVIYVGPSADDATDGEHPPVYLPSLNSGDNRCSMQKALRGSGAERRPSPSTGHRSSSASKAQQSVTKSKLTDGPSSTHSSPSRSIKTAKTAFINGRAGSPAILTSSGIPKSPQSSRQSKSKGAADISQSGVPPSGSPNANLPSGKMPVYNAAAAGQGAGSGKGSVSGASPLPGKHSDEHWIDGPRISRSRVAEARSLMLKEGHRKKETWVDGPQAGYGFMDSHKKNMIQRWVENQAVQIQKQQLKHHGRGVVNGSPAHNEIWEAGDAKDKKSRQYKELTVFKTCDDDNDGAAKNGGSGPADQKPPDEVETGKLNNLGEPNVMMADDLISEGSGSNERVPGYGSNEELEGAAAIERPGAEERREEEEDEDDGVGDIPPPLPLLHQHNKEISIDVSLDSFDVRLRILQERHGSSEIRNPGLGGEDVEIIEVEEPEELVPMQDSCLQVTEEDIALCMGEVENPLPEVDQESQEEHPLRILSQENLTVVSTFTDSLSVTADIERTLLSGMGDNFRQQLHHQQHIGPPSSDPTSSYNIFESARNGKVCDENLGNLNGGNNCSKADFYARKFDQLAKLHELCRSVAASGSKAREPLSASSNLPHLPSRCQSLSLSDMLYGPRTRLGEEEAGLGNGGEDYGGLCDGMQGGGGGSLYSEPVNHSGSPPLGKICDHCKMSLRRGVGVDDTDKQWQGLNDCEVQSEGGILNTCLQSKAKAAPIQNVAPVPASPKAEHKSPSHKAQTRTSNGTEFHRVSLAFRGFDRDSPRSSPTPPNQVSAPADSSMNNQRNNATSSPHKLLGSFSSLRHPDGASNPNLDKHSSAGMEFVEERRVPGNGQSTSDHEEEGCKVQSLRTGHKPKKTEHSKEQLKEIRRDEEERVNERKPSGERTVMGKSDDEDNAHHKWVQPPPITTPPMPQPLPIPAPIVKAPKLSRLFGSARKSSKAALKASVASLGSAIPVTEKQDKKSRKASGKVQTMLASSSSVLEGYDSGNDSGIVSASGAVAGITSGRVSAASVITTPVHSTKLDRAPHKGSLMKGDLAGAAGQCESSGYESVLRDSECSSFGSSQELDDRASGAVHYLCPICK; encoded by the exons gTAAAACCTATACCATGTTGGGAAGCTCTGAATCAGCTAGTACCCTTGGTGTGATTCCCTGTGCCATCTCCTGGTTGTTCCGTGGAATCAATGAGCAGAAACAAAAGACTGGAGCACGGTTTTCCGTTCGGGTGTCTGCAGTAGAAGTGACTGGGCCATCAGACCAACTTCGTGATCTGTTAGCTGGACATGCAAATG ACTCTGAGCAGTCCCCTGGAGTGTACCTGCGAGATGATCCCCTGTTCGGTACTCAGTTGCAAAATCAAAGTGAACTCAGAGTACCTACAGCTGAGAAAGCTGCCTTCTATTTGGATGCTGCAATTGCTGTAAGAGGTCGTTTGGGCGAAGAAATGAATGGTGGAACTGGGGGACAGAACTGTGGTACACCCAGAAATGACTCTCATATGCTCTACACCTTACATGTCTACCAGTACAGTGTGGACAAATCTGGAAAAGGAGGAG ttGCTGGAGGTAGAAGCAGACTGCATCTAATAGATTTGGGTAGTTGTGAAAGAGGCAAAGCAAATGGAGGAATACCTCTCTCGGGCCTGGGAAATGTTTTACTTGCTATATTTAATGGACAAAAGCATTTACCTCATAG ggaCAGTAAAGTTGCTCAATTGCTGAAGGAGTGTCTCAGCTCACTTACATGTCATGCTGCAATGATTGCCCATGTGTCCCCGTTTGCTGCTCACTACACAGATACTCTCGCTACTGTTCAGCTAGCATCACGCATTCATCGAATGAGGAGGAGAAAAATCAGG tTTACCGGTGGTTCAACAGGGTCAGGAGGGAGCTCAGGGGAAGAAACTCGGGCAGGCGTTGGAGGGGCAGGTATGGGTAACTTCCATCCACAAGATGGATCCAAATCTGGCAGTAGTGATGTTGACCCATCCAGCAGTGAGCAGTCTGCTGACACAGTGATCTATGTCGGACCATCTGCAGACGATGCCACAGACGGGGAACATCCCCCTGTATACCTTCCTAGTCTCAACTCTGGAGACAACCGTTGCTCAATGCAGAAAGCTCTCCGTGGTTCTGGAGCCGAGAGGAGGCCATCACCCTCCACTGGTCATAGGTCATCGTCAGCATCCAAGGCTCAGCAGTCAGTCACTAAATCAAAACTAACAGATGGCCCTTCATCCACACATTCCAGCCCATCAAGGTCAATCAAAACAGCAAAAACAGCATTCATCAATGGCAGAGCAGGAAGCCCTGCCATTTTAACATCCTCTGGCATTCCAAAGTCACCTCAGTCATCTCGCCAATCAAAATCAAAAGGAGCTGCCGATATTTCACAGTCAGGGGTCCCACCGTCAGGATCTCCAAATGCAAATCTTCCAAGTGGAAAAATGCCAGTGTACAATGCTGCAGCTGCAGGACAAGGGGCGGGTAGTGGCAAGGGTTCAGTTTCTGGGGCATCGCCTTTGCCTGGAAAGCATAGTGATGAGCATTGGATAGATGGACCAAGAATATCGAGATCAAGGGTGGCAGAAGCCAGGAGTCTAATGCTGAAAGAAGGTCATCGCAAGAAGGAAACCTGGGTTGATGGGCCTCAAGCGGGGTACGGTTTTATGGACAGCCACAAGAAAAACATGATCCAGAGGTGGGTGGAAAATCAGGCAGTCCAGATACAGAAACAGCAGTTGAAGCATCACGGCCGGGGGGTCGTTAATGGTAGCCCTGCTCACAATGAGATTTGGGAGGCTGGTGATGCAAAAGATAAGAAATCCCGTCAGTACAAGGAGCTCACTGTTTTCAAGACGTGTGACGATGACAACGACGGGGCAGCCAAAAATGGAGGCAGTGGACCTGCAGACCAGAAGCCCCCGGATGAGGTGGAGACAGGGAAGTTGAATAACTTGGGTGAGCCAAATGTCATGATGGCAGATGATCTTATCTCGGAAGGTAGTGGGAGCAACGAGAGAGTTCCTGGGTATGGCAGCAATGAAGAATTGGAGGGTGCAGCCGCCATTGAGAGGCCTGGAGCTGAGGAGCggagggaggaagaagaggatgagGACGATGGAGTTGGAGACATACCCCCTCCCTTGCCACTCTTGCATCAGCACAATAAGGAAATAAGCATTG ATGTCTCCTTAGATAGCTTTGATGTGAGGTTGAGAATCTTACAAGAGAGGCATGGAAGCTCAGAGATCAGAAATCCAGGCCTTGGAGGAGAGGATGTGGAGATAATTGAAGTGGAAGAGCCAGAGGAACTTGTTCCAATGCAGGATTCATGTCTTCAG GTTACTGAGGAAGATATTGCACTCTGCATGGGAGAAGTTGAGAATCCTCTTCCAGAAGTTGACCAAGAGAGCCAGGAAGAGCATCCTCTGAGAATTTTGAGTCAAGAAAACTTAACAGTTGTATCAACATTTACAG ACTCACTTTCTGTCACAGCTGATATTGAGCGGACTTTACTCTCTGGAATGGGAGATAACTTTAGGCAGCAACTGCACCACCAGCAGCACATAGGACCTCCTTCCTCAGACCCAACCAGTTCCTACAATATATTTGAATCTGCCAGAAATGGAAAGGTGTGCGATGAAAACCTTGGAAATCTGAATGGTGGAAACAACTGCAGCAAAGCTGATTTTTACGCTCGCAAGTTTGATCAACTCGCTAAACTTCATGAGCTCTGTCGAAGCGTGGCGGCCTCTGGAAGCAAGGCAAGAGAGCCCTTATCGGCATCTTCCAACTTGCCTCATCTCCCGTCGCGGTGTCAATCCCTCTCCCTCTCCGACATGCTCTATGGTCCACGGACGAGGCTTGGAGAAGAGGAGGCCGGGTTGGGGAACGGAGGGGAGGATTACGGGGGGCTGTGTGATGGAATGCAGGGTGGTGGAGGGGGGAGCTTGTACAGTGAGCCAGTCAACCATTCTGGCTCTCCACCCTTGGGAAAGATCTGTGATCACTGTAAAATGTCCTTGCGCCGGGGAGTTGGGGTGGACGACACTGATAAGCAGTGGCAAGGGTTGAATGATTGTGAAGTCCAAAGTGAGGGTGGTATCCTGAATACCTGCCTGCAGTCCAAAGCCAAAGCAGCACCTATTCAGAACGTTGCACCGGTTCCAGCCTCGCCGAAAGCAGAACACAAGTCCCCATCTCACAAGGCACAGACTAGAACTTCGAACGGAACCGAGTTCCACCGAGTGTCGCTCGCATTTCGGGGTTTCGACCGGGACTCGCCCCGTTCCTCTCCAACTCCACCCAATCAAGTGTCAGCACCGGCAGATTCAAGTATGAACAACCAGAGGAACAATGCCACATCGTCCCCTCACAAGCTCCTCGGTAGTTTCTCCTCCCTGAGGCATCCTGACGGAGCCTCGAATCCCAATCTTGACAAACATTCCTCGGCAGGGATGGAATTTGTGGAGGAAAGGCGAGTACCTGGGAATGGGCAGTCTACCTCAGACCATGAGGAGGAAGGCTGCAAGGTTCAGAGCTTGAGGACCGGCCACAAGCCAAAGAAGACTGAGCACTCAAAGGAACAATTGAAGGAGATTCGGAGGGATGAAGAGGAGAGGGTTAATGAGAGAAAACCGTCTGGAGAACGGACCGTGATGGGGAAGTCTGACGACGAAGATAATGCCCACCATAAATGGGTGCAACCACCTCCTATAACAACCCCGCCGATGCCACAACCTTTGCCTATCCCTGCTCCGATTGTGAAGGCCCCGAAGCTGAGCAGGCTCTTTGGGAGTGCTCGCAAGAGCTCAAAGGCTGCCCTCAAAGCGAGTGTTGCATCTCTGGGTTCAGCTATACCAGTCACCGAGAAGCAGGACAAGAAGTCTAGAAAGGCCAGTGGGAAAGTACAGACAATGCTTGCCAGCTCTAGTTCTGTCCTCGAAGGGTATGATAGTGGCAATGACTCTGGTATTGTTTCGGCCAGCGGTGCTGTGGCAGGAATTACATCAGGAAGGGTCTCTGCTGCATCTGTTATCACAACGCCTGTTCATTCGACCAAGCTAGATAGGGCACCTCATAAAGGGAGTTTGATGAAAGGAGATCTGGCTGGAGCAGCTGGACAGTGTGAAAGCTCTGGTTACGAGAGTGTTTTAAGAGACAGCGAGTGTTCTAGTTTTGGTTCCAGCCAGGAATTGGATGACAGAGCCAGTGGTGCAG TTCACTACCTTTGCCCGATATGTAAATGA